The following proteins come from a genomic window of Ornithinimicrobium cryptoxanthini:
- a CDS encoding ABC transporter ATP-binding protein gives MIQVQNLVKTYGDFTAVGDVSFTAEAGRVTGFLGPNGAGKSTTMRVMTGLTPATSGTATVLGTPYEQLINPGRHVGVLLDASAQHAGRTGREVLTLGALTLGIDQRRVDQMLEVVGLTPKEAKRRVRNYSLGMRQRLGLANALLGDPRVLILDEPANGLDPAGIRWMRDLLGTFADEGGTVLLSSHLLHEIERIADDIIVIGRGRIVASGTKEELLRPSGCLVRSDDDVALRTLLTDQGLDVTVLPNGGLQVEAETAVVGQIAAGTGIALVELRGADSQGLEDMFLTLTSDDARQETAA, from the coding sequence ATGATTCAGGTACAGAACCTCGTGAAGACATATGGGGACTTCACCGCGGTCGGCGACGTGTCGTTCACCGCCGAGGCCGGACGGGTGACCGGGTTCCTCGGCCCCAACGGCGCGGGCAAGTCCACCACCATGCGCGTGATGACCGGGTTGACCCCGGCCACCTCGGGCACCGCCACGGTGCTCGGCACGCCCTACGAACAACTGATCAACCCCGGACGGCACGTGGGCGTGCTGCTCGATGCCTCCGCCCAGCACGCGGGCCGGACCGGCCGTGAGGTGCTGACCCTCGGGGCGCTCACCCTCGGCATCGACCAGCGACGGGTCGACCAGATGCTCGAGGTCGTCGGTCTGACGCCCAAGGAGGCCAAGCGGCGGGTGCGCAACTACTCCCTCGGCATGCGGCAGCGCCTCGGTCTGGCCAACGCGCTGCTGGGTGACCCCAGGGTGCTGATCCTGGACGAGCCCGCCAACGGGCTCGACCCCGCCGGCATCCGGTGGATGCGCGACCTGCTCGGCACCTTCGCCGACGAGGGCGGCACCGTGCTGCTCTCCAGCCACCTGCTCCACGAGATCGAGCGGATCGCCGACGACATCATCGTGATCGGGCGCGGCCGGATCGTGGCCTCGGGCACCAAGGAGGAGCTGTTGCGCCCCTCCGGGTGCCTGGTGCGCAGCGACGACGACGTCGCGCTGCGCACGCTCCTGACCGACCAGGGCCTGGACGTCACCGTCCTGCCTAACGGCGGCCTGCAGGTCGAGGCCGAGACCGCCGTCGTCGGCCAGATCGCGGCCGGCACGGGCATCGCGCTGGTGGAGCTGCGCGGGGCCGACAGCCAGGGGCTCGAGGACATGTTCCTCACCCTCACCTCCGACGACGCACGACAGGAGACCGCAGCATGA
- a CDS encoding carbon-nitrogen family hydrolase, translated as MRIALIQVEYADDESVEDRTDRVVELVRAQKGHDLVVLPEMWSAGAFDYRAWPDRTQTVDGPVVSRMAEVAREIGAVVHAGSIAEAPPGEPGPQGRGLWNTSVLLDARGERIARYRKMHRFGFGNGEPRLMEAGEEVVVLDLPAPAHGLVAGLSTCYDLRFPELYRAQVDQGAQLFVVPAAWPAARVEAWRLLLRARAIEDQCFVLGCNTAGTHARTPMGGHSAVIDPRGEVLAEAGTGQEVLSVTIDPTAVAEVRESFPVLADRRLGRDPDAPGTV; from the coding sequence ATGCGCATCGCGCTGATCCAGGTGGAATATGCCGACGACGAGTCGGTCGAGGACCGCACCGACCGGGTGGTCGAGTTGGTGCGGGCCCAGAAGGGGCACGACCTCGTGGTCCTGCCCGAGATGTGGAGCGCGGGCGCGTTCGACTACCGCGCCTGGCCGGACCGCACCCAGACCGTGGACGGACCTGTCGTGTCACGGATGGCCGAGGTCGCCCGCGAGATCGGGGCGGTGGTCCACGCCGGATCGATCGCGGAGGCTCCTCCGGGCGAACCGGGGCCGCAGGGACGTGGTCTGTGGAACACCTCGGTGCTGCTCGACGCCCGCGGCGAGCGGATCGCTCGCTATCGCAAGATGCACCGGTTTGGCTTCGGCAACGGTGAGCCCCGGCTGATGGAGGCCGGTGAGGAGGTCGTCGTGCTCGACCTGCCGGCCCCTGCCCACGGGCTCGTGGCGGGGCTGTCGACCTGCTATGACCTGCGGTTCCCCGAGCTCTATCGCGCGCAGGTCGATCAGGGGGCGCAGCTGTTCGTGGTGCCGGCCGCCTGGCCCGCGGCACGGGTCGAGGCGTGGCGGCTGCTGCTGCGCGCCCGGGCGATCGAGGACCAGTGCTTCGTGCTCGGCTGCAACACGGCCGGCACCCACGCGCGCACGCCGATGGGTGGCCACAGCGCGGTCATCGACCCGCGTGGGGAGGTGCTGGCCGAGGCGGGCACCGGGCAGGAGGTGCTCTCGGTGACCATCGACCCGACTGCGGTGGCCGAGGTGCGCGAGTCGTTCCCGGTGCTGGCCGACCGCAGGCTGGGCCGCGACCCGGACGCACCAGGAACGGTCTAG
- a CDS encoding dihydrolipoamide acetyltransferase family protein gives MPMPQFNLPDPGEGLVEADIVTWKVKVGDEVKVNDIVVEIETAKSLVELPIPWAGTVSEILAQEGETVEVGSPIVVIDTGEGEPAATGPGGAEAADGGDAVAAAEPGTLAAPGESTPEPAREANLVGYGPTAAATTRRARKSAAGEPTAEAPPEPPAAPTKVKALAKPPVRKYAKDQGVDLAAVSPSREDGVISRADVDAHLAGGSAAATAQLEAPAATSDAVAEPASGGDTGGGAPRATAYAAPAFDRSGERETRTPVKGVRKVTAQAMVSSAFTAPHVTEFITVDVSATMELVERLKNDREFKGLKISPLLVLAKALCLAVKRNPGIIAAWDEDAQEIVQKHYVNLGIAAATPRGLMVPNIKDADLMDLRQLAEAMAHLVETARAGRTQPAEMSGGSITITNVGVFGVDTGTPIINPGESAIVAFGAVRRQPWVVTGADGSEEIVPRWVTQLAVAFDHRLVDGELGSKFLADLAAILEDPSRALVWG, from the coding sequence ATGCCGATGCCCCAGTTCAACCTGCCCGACCCCGGCGAGGGCCTCGTGGAGGCAGACATCGTCACCTGGAAGGTGAAGGTCGGCGACGAGGTCAAGGTCAACGACATCGTCGTGGAGATCGAGACGGCCAAGTCGCTCGTGGAGCTGCCGATCCCGTGGGCCGGCACGGTCAGTGAGATCCTGGCCCAAGAGGGCGAGACGGTGGAGGTCGGGTCTCCGATCGTGGTCATCGACACCGGTGAGGGCGAGCCGGCCGCCACAGGCCCGGGTGGTGCGGAGGCCGCGGACGGCGGGGACGCCGTTGCAGCGGCGGAGCCGGGCACGCTCGCAGCCCCCGGTGAGAGCACACCAGAGCCGGCTCGTGAGGCCAACCTGGTCGGCTATGGCCCTACCGCCGCGGCCACGACGCGTCGGGCCCGCAAGTCCGCCGCCGGAGAGCCCACTGCCGAGGCACCACCGGAGCCGCCGGCCGCTCCCACGAAGGTCAAGGCGCTGGCCAAGCCCCCGGTGCGAAAGTATGCCAAGGACCAGGGCGTCGACCTGGCCGCGGTCTCCCCCTCCCGCGAGGACGGGGTGATCAGCCGCGCAGACGTCGACGCCCACCTCGCCGGTGGCAGTGCGGCGGCCACCGCACAGCTCGAGGCGCCTGCCGCGACCTCCGACGCGGTTGCTGAGCCAGCGTCCGGGGGGGACACGGGGGGCGGAGCCCCCCGTGCGACGGCATACGCAGCACCTGCCTTCGACCGCTCGGGCGAGCGTGAGACGCGCACCCCGGTCAAGGGGGTGCGCAAGGTGACTGCGCAGGCGATGGTCTCCTCGGCGTTCACGGCCCCGCACGTCACGGAGTTCATCACCGTCGACGTCAGCGCCACGATGGAGCTGGTCGAGCGGCTCAAGAACGACCGCGAGTTCAAGGGTCTGAAGATCTCGCCGCTGCTGGTGCTGGCCAAGGCGCTGTGCCTGGCGGTCAAGCGCAACCCGGGCATCATCGCCGCCTGGGACGAGGACGCTCAGGAGATCGTCCAGAAGCACTACGTCAACCTGGGCATCGCCGCGGCAACCCCGCGCGGGCTGATGGTGCCCAACATCAAGGACGCGGACCTGATGGACCTGCGCCAGCTCGCGGAGGCCATGGCCCACCTGGTCGAGACCGCCCGGGCCGGTCGCACCCAGCCGGCCGAGATGTCCGGCGGGTCGATCACGATCACCAACGTCGGTGTCTTCGGCGTCGACACGGGCACCCCGATCATCAACCCCGGCGAGTCCGCGATCGTGGCCTTCGGCGCGGTCCGGCGTCAGCCGTGGGTCGTGACCGGCGCCGACGGCAGTGAGGAGATCGTGCCGCGCTGGGTCACCCAGCTCGCGGTCGCCTTCGACCACCGCCTGGTCGACGGTGAGCTCGGTTCGAAGTTCCTGGCCGACCTGGCCGCGATCCTGGAGGACCCGAGCCGCGCGCTGGTCTGGGGCTGA
- a CDS encoding sensor histidine kinase: protein MLGVTVSAYGQGVRPGLPPTTRWGETWRLLLAALVGILLWLSAWFSIDVEGRTGPEWWLAVADPLLGLSALVLLRLRRRWPVPVAAVLIVLSAVATSAAGACIIAIISVATRRHWRELAVIAPLYLASSFVWDEMFTAPDQSWTTTVTNIIAQVLALVAAIAVGYSIGVRRDNIAALRERAETAEREQGLRVEQARSTERSRIAREMHDVLAHRISLIAMNAGILSYREDLPPEQVREIAGTVRENADQAVQELRAVLGVLRASDEPDQPRAPQPDLTSLEELLEEVRLGDTPVVTTVRIDLAAVPETISRHAYRIIQEGLTNARKHAPGMPVTVSLSGEPGQGLDLTVVNQPRAYGGAPHTQAARDSGSGMGLLGLAERAGLSGGQLTYGTDRSGRFVVRAWLPWSL, encoded by the coding sequence GTGCTTGGTGTCACCGTCAGCGCCTATGGTCAGGGTGTGCGACCTGGCCTGCCACCGACGACCCGCTGGGGGGAGACGTGGCGCCTCCTGCTGGCCGCGCTGGTCGGCATACTCCTGTGGTTGTCCGCGTGGTTCAGCATCGACGTGGAGGGGCGGACCGGCCCCGAGTGGTGGCTGGCCGTCGCCGACCCCCTGCTCGGACTCTCCGCACTGGTGCTGCTGAGGCTCCGGCGGCGCTGGCCGGTGCCCGTCGCAGCCGTGCTGATCGTGCTCTCAGCCGTGGCAACGTCTGCTGCCGGGGCGTGCATCATCGCCATCATCTCGGTGGCCACCAGACGGCACTGGCGCGAGCTGGCCGTGATCGCCCCGCTCTATCTGGCCAGCTCGTTCGTCTGGGACGAGATGTTCACCGCTCCCGACCAGTCCTGGACCACGACCGTCACCAACATCATCGCCCAGGTGCTCGCCCTGGTGGCCGCCATCGCGGTGGGCTACTCGATCGGGGTGCGGCGCGACAACATCGCCGCCCTCCGGGAGCGGGCCGAGACCGCCGAGCGCGAGCAGGGTCTGAGGGTGGAGCAGGCTCGCAGCACCGAGCGGTCCCGGATCGCACGCGAGATGCACGACGTGCTGGCGCACCGGATCAGCCTGATCGCCATGAACGCGGGGATCCTGAGCTACCGAGAGGACCTGCCACCCGAGCAGGTGCGTGAGATCGCCGGGACGGTGCGCGAGAACGCCGACCAGGCGGTCCAGGAGCTGCGCGCCGTGCTCGGTGTGCTCCGGGCCAGCGACGAGCCCGATCAGCCGCGCGCACCGCAGCCGGACCTGACCAGCCTCGAGGAGCTGCTGGAGGAGGTGCGTCTTGGCGACACCCCGGTGGTCACCACGGTCCGCATCGACCTTGCCGCCGTGCCCGAGACGATCAGCCGCCACGCCTACCGGATCATCCAGGAAGGACTGACCAACGCCCGCAAGCACGCGCCCGGCATGCCGGTCACCGTGTCGCTGTCCGGCGAGCCCGGCCAGGGCCTGGACCTGACCGTCGTCAACCAACCGCGCGCCTATGGCGGAGCCCCGCACACGCAGGCGGCCCGGGACAGTGGCTCAGGCATGGGTCTGCTCGGGCTGGCCGAGCGCGCCGGGCTCAGCGGTGGGCAGCTGACCTATGGCACCGACCGGTCGGGCCGGTTCGTGGTGCGCGCCTGGCTACCGTGGTCCCTATGA
- a CDS encoding VOC family protein: MARPRIEVTSVSISTSAPRELADFYARLLGVEVADSEGPRAGEPPTAGWAQLRRVEGRLRMTLNFEWDEHYVPPVWPTPVPSQLGWPSVATGPGSVPVTSVPVRSVPVREAIVVSAGPDAQQVMSHLDLWVDDLEVSAAWAIECGATEHPHQPQETVQVMIDPHGHPFCLFTS; this comes from the coding sequence ATGGCCCGACCCAGGATCGAAGTCACCTCGGTGTCGATCAGCACCAGCGCGCCGCGCGAGCTCGCCGACTTCTATGCCCGGCTGCTCGGGGTCGAGGTCGCCGACTCCGAGGGACCCCGCGCCGGCGAACCACCGACGGCAGGGTGGGCCCAGCTCAGGCGGGTCGAGGGACGCCTGCGGATGACGCTCAACTTCGAGTGGGACGAGCACTATGTGCCGCCCGTGTGGCCCACGCCGGTGCCGAGCCAGCTCGGCTGGCCGTCGGTCGCCACCGGTCCTGGGTCAGTGCCCGTGACGTCCGTGCCCGTGAGGTCGGTCCCGGTTCGCGAGGCCATCGTGGTCTCGGCCGGCCCGGACGCCCAGCAGGTGATGTCCCACCTTGACCTGTGGGTCGACGACCTCGAGGTCTCCGCGGCCTGGGCGATCGAGTGCGGCGCGACAGAGCACCCTCATCAGCCGCAGGAGACAGTGCAGGTGATGATCGATCCGCACGGTCACCCGTTCTGCTTGTTCACCAGCTGA
- a CDS encoding response regulator produces the protein MSASITVVLVDDDALVRTGLRLILGGAPDIDVVGEAGDGRAGVDLVTELAPDVVLMDIRMPRLDGLAATAELLAREAPPKVIVLTTFDTDDMVVEALRIGANGFLLKSTHPERLVESVRAVAAGEPRLSPSVTQQLIAQVAGAPRPDQGGTEQRREHALARLDSLTDREREVALAIGQGWSNAQIAARLYMGVPTVKAHVSRVLDKLGAGNRTQIALLVHDAGLTGETPTDPT, from the coding sequence GTGAGCGCGTCCATCACCGTCGTCCTGGTGGACGACGACGCGCTGGTGCGCACCGGGCTGCGGCTGATCCTCGGCGGGGCACCGGACATCGACGTGGTGGGTGAGGCCGGCGACGGCCGCGCCGGCGTCGACCTGGTGACAGAGCTCGCCCCGGACGTGGTGCTGATGGACATCCGGATGCCACGGCTGGACGGGTTGGCGGCGACCGCGGAGCTGCTCGCCAGGGAGGCACCGCCCAAGGTGATCGTGCTGACCACTTTTGACACCGACGACATGGTCGTCGAGGCGTTGCGCATCGGGGCCAACGGCTTCCTGCTCAAGAGCACTCACCCGGAGCGGCTGGTGGAGTCCGTGCGCGCGGTCGCTGCCGGCGAGCCGCGGCTGTCCCCCTCGGTGACCCAGCAGCTCATCGCCCAGGTCGCCGGAGCACCACGCCCCGACCAGGGTGGGACGGAGCAGCGGCGGGAGCACGCGCTGGCGCGGCTCGACAGCCTCACCGACCGAGAGCGTGAGGTGGCTCTGGCGATCGGCCAGGGCTGGTCCAACGCGCAGATCGCCGCGCGGCTCTACATGGGCGTGCCCACCGTCAAGGCCCACGTCTCCCGTGTGCTGGACAAGCTCGGCGCGGGCAACCGCACCCAGATCGCCCTGCTCGTGCACGACGCCGGGCTCACCGGCGAGACTCCCACGGACCCGACCTGA
- a CDS encoding maleylpyruvate isomerase family mycothiol-dependent enzyme, with protein sequence MPIHPAPPEDLDGLVEAFRQTVQAVIDLGHSCSDEDFARATSCPGWTLQDHLSHIAAVEHFLDGGENPELDLTGLEHVRHEFGAWMEHGVALRRDRSGAEVVAELETLLHNRLASLADPTLTLATQVLGPMGSSSSLRGLLLLRLQDIWTHEQDVREALGRMGNLDTPAAAAFVNGVVRHFAKLVQDVPMADGQTVILESTGPVTARTGVRVSHDDDGAVTYHQLFTGESESGMGAAVHSEDDPTTTISLSTEELGRRAAGRRATSDTAYSVVGDEELAERVLDAITFTP encoded by the coding sequence ATGCCCATCCACCCCGCTCCCCCAGAGGACCTCGACGGTCTCGTCGAGGCGTTCCGCCAGACCGTGCAAGCAGTGATCGACCTGGGGCACTCGTGCTCGGATGAGGACTTCGCGCGCGCGACGTCCTGCCCGGGATGGACACTGCAGGACCATCTCTCGCACATCGCTGCCGTGGAGCACTTCCTGGACGGTGGCGAAAATCCCGAGCTCGACCTGACGGGGCTGGAGCACGTGCGCCACGAGTTCGGCGCCTGGATGGAGCACGGGGTGGCGCTGCGGCGGGACCGGTCAGGGGCCGAGGTCGTGGCCGAGCTCGAGACGCTGTTGCACAACCGGCTGGCCTCGCTGGCCGACCCCACCCTGACGCTAGCCACGCAGGTGCTCGGGCCGATGGGCTCGAGCAGCTCGCTGCGGGGCCTGCTGCTCCTGCGCCTGCAGGACATCTGGACTCACGAGCAGGACGTGCGCGAGGCGCTCGGTCGGATGGGCAACCTGGACACGCCGGCTGCCGCGGCGTTCGTCAACGGCGTGGTGCGTCACTTCGCAAAGCTGGTGCAGGACGTGCCGATGGCGGACGGTCAGACCGTGATCCTGGAGAGCACCGGGCCGGTCACCGCGCGCACCGGCGTGCGGGTGAGCCACGACGACGACGGTGCGGTCACCTATCACCAGCTGTTCACCGGCGAGAGCGAGAGTGGGATGGGCGCCGCGGTCCACTCCGAGGACGACCCGACGACCACGATCAGCCTGTCGACCGAGGAGCTCGGGCGCCGCGCTGCTGGACGACGCGCGACCAGCGACACGGCATACTCCGTCGTCGGCGACGAGGAGCTGGCGGAGCGGGTGCTCGACGCGATCACCTTCACTCCCTAA
- a CDS encoding acyl-CoA dehydrogenase: MSHYKSNLRDLEFNLFEVLRRQDILGQGAFGDFDEETARDILAQVSTLAENELGESLLESDRTPPTFDPETGEVTMSEAFVKSFLAWRDAEWWRMEVSEELGGTRAPASLTWAVSEMALGANPAVKMFSAGYTFAEVLRTLGNEAQQKLALQMIDNHWGATMVLTEPDAGSDVGAGRASAVQAEDGTWHITGVKRFITSGEAPFYDNVIHFVLARPEGAGPGTKGLSLFIVPKFHIGEDGELGERNGVEVANIEHKMGLKVSTTCELRFGEDESNPAVGTLLGDEHSGIAQMFHIIEYARMLVGTKAIATLSTGYLNALEYAKERVQGADMTQMTDKSAPRVTITHHPDVRRSLMLQKSYAEGLRALMLFTAAQQDTVMIAGDNPTEESQLAEKVNDLLLPLVKGCGSERAWVLLGTESLQTFGGSGFLQDYPIEQYVRDAKIDSLYEGTTAIQGQDFFFRKIVRDQGQALGHVAAQMMELVKGGGADDFLATERGLLGRALEDIQGMVEFLVGRVMASDARSGGSAEAIYAVGLSTTRFLLAAGDVVISWLLLRQAEVAQAALDAGATGADQDFYLGKVAAARFFARDVLPRVHSDRGIITHVDDSIMELPEAAF, translated from the coding sequence ATGAGCCACTACAAGAGCAACCTTCGCGACCTGGAGTTCAACCTCTTCGAGGTGCTTCGCCGGCAGGACATCCTGGGGCAGGGCGCCTTCGGCGACTTCGACGAGGAGACCGCGCGCGACATCCTCGCCCAGGTCTCCACCCTGGCCGAGAACGAGCTCGGAGAGAGCCTGCTTGAGTCTGACCGCACCCCGCCGACGTTCGACCCAGAGACCGGCGAGGTCACCATGTCGGAGGCCTTCGTCAAGTCCTTCCTGGCCTGGCGCGACGCCGAGTGGTGGCGCATGGAGGTCAGCGAGGAGCTCGGCGGCACCCGCGCCCCTGCGTCCCTGACCTGGGCCGTCTCGGAGATGGCGCTCGGAGCCAACCCGGCCGTGAAGATGTTCTCCGCCGGTTACACCTTCGCAGAGGTGCTGCGCACCCTCGGCAACGAGGCCCAGCAGAAGCTCGCGCTGCAGATGATCGACAACCACTGGGGCGCCACGATGGTGCTCACTGAGCCGGACGCCGGCTCCGACGTGGGCGCGGGACGGGCCAGTGCGGTCCAGGCCGAGGACGGCACCTGGCACATCACCGGCGTGAAGCGCTTCATCACCTCCGGCGAGGCACCCTTCTATGACAACGTGATCCACTTCGTGCTGGCTCGTCCCGAGGGTGCCGGACCGGGCACCAAGGGCCTGTCGCTCTTCATCGTGCCCAAGTTCCACATCGGCGAGGACGGTGAGCTGGGCGAGCGCAACGGCGTCGAGGTGGCCAACATCGAGCACAAGATGGGCCTGAAGGTCTCCACGACCTGCGAGCTGCGCTTCGGCGAGGACGAGTCCAACCCGGCCGTCGGCACCCTGCTCGGTGACGAGCACAGCGGCATCGCCCAGATGTTCCACATCATCGAGTACGCCCGGATGCTGGTCGGCACGAAGGCCATCGCCACCCTGTCGACGGGCTATCTCAACGCGCTGGAGTATGCCAAGGAGCGCGTGCAGGGCGCGGACATGACCCAGATGACCGACAAGAGCGCCCCGCGCGTCACCATCACCCACCACCCCGACGTGCGGCGCAGCCTGATGCTGCAGAAGTCGTATGCCGAGGGGCTGCGGGCGCTGATGCTCTTCACTGCAGCCCAGCAGGACACGGTGATGATCGCCGGCGACAACCCCACCGAGGAGTCCCAGCTGGCGGAGAAGGTCAACGACCTGCTGCTGCCGCTGGTCAAGGGGTGCGGTTCGGAGCGGGCGTGGGTGCTGCTCGGCACCGAGTCGCTGCAGACCTTCGGCGGCTCCGGCTTCCTGCAGGACTACCCGATCGAGCAGTATGTCCGCGACGCCAAGATCGACAGCCTCTATGAGGGCACGACCGCGATCCAGGGCCAGGACTTCTTCTTCCGCAAGATCGTCCGGGACCAGGGCCAGGCGCTGGGCCACGTGGCCGCGCAGATGATGGAGCTGGTCAAGGGCGGCGGCGCGGATGACTTCCTGGCCACCGAGCGCGGTCTGCTGGGCCGGGCGCTGGAGGACATCCAGGGCATGGTGGAGTTCCTCGTGGGTCGGGTCATGGCGTCTGACGCCCGCAGCGGTGGGTCAGCGGAGGCAATCTATGCGGTCGGCCTGTCGACCACCCGCTTCCTGCTGGCCGCCGGCGACGTCGTGATCTCCTGGCTGCTGCTGCGCCAGGCCGAGGTGGCCCAGGCCGCCCTCGACGCCGGCGCGACCGGGGCCGACCAGGACTTCTATCTCGGCAAGGTCGCCGCCGCGCGCTTCTTTGCCCGCGACGTCCTCCCCCGCGTGCACTCCGACCGCGGCATCATCACGCACGTCGACGACTCGATCATGGAGCTTCCCGAGGCCGCCTTCTAG
- a CDS encoding cytochrome c oxidase assembly protein has translation MTTETTTPATSAPGADPRRILGAPVALVVVTAVVVALVAAAASGAVTPLILGDTGPVVRYGQVIARVLHDLSAALTIGLLLVAAFLAPEGRRSSRRATAAVAAAYCAAAWALTALLALLFTFSQSSALPLTDPAFWGEFRANAWGLEITRLIAIELGMAVLVGVAAAVARTRGQLAWAFTLAIATLWPISFAGHGSSLVGHEQGMTALLIHLVGVSLWVGALLAIVVLRPVLGQAVQVTLERFSTVALACYVAVGGSGVLFALLQFDDLGDLTSPYWMLLWLKVLALVVLGMFGLNQRRQLLERDTTRPGVFARLALTELGVMAVAIGLGVALGRTPPPVVQDITGDDHVLPLTGFPMPEPFTWGRLLTAWEPMWLFLIPAALAIGLYVAGTVRLRRRGDAWPVGRTIVWVVGWLIFIYATSGAPGMYGKVQFSLHMVMHMMLMMAVPIFLVPAAPVTLALRALTARRDKTLGPREVILAIVHSRWAGFFVHPLVAAVIFFGSLIAFYYTGWFEWSLRTHSGHVVMVVHFVLTGYAFVWSLIGTDPGPRKWPAPMRLMVLIGTLAAHAFFGLALMTGNWLLAPGFFKAVALPWVPDLLADQQLAGGIAWGIGELPTVVLAMLVTRDWLRSDSRDATRFDRQADRDHDAELTAYNERLAQLSRRGDDPRPH, from the coding sequence GTGACGACCGAGACCACGACACCTGCCACCAGCGCTCCCGGCGCGGACCCGCGGCGGATCCTGGGCGCCCCGGTGGCCCTGGTCGTCGTGACCGCGGTGGTGGTGGCGCTGGTCGCGGCCGCCGCCTCCGGAGCAGTCACGCCCCTCATCCTCGGCGACACCGGGCCGGTCGTGCGCTACGGACAGGTCATCGCGCGGGTCCTGCACGACCTGTCGGCCGCACTGACCATCGGGCTGCTCCTCGTGGCGGCGTTCCTCGCCCCCGAGGGACGGCGCTCCTCGCGGCGGGCCACGGCAGCCGTCGCCGCGGCATACTGCGCCGCAGCCTGGGCGCTGACGGCCCTGCTCGCGCTCCTCTTCACCTTCTCCCAGTCCTCGGCCCTGCCGCTGACCGACCCGGCGTTCTGGGGCGAGTTCCGCGCGAACGCCTGGGGTCTCGAGATCACCCGTTTGATCGCGATCGAGCTCGGCATGGCGGTCCTGGTGGGTGTCGCGGCCGCCGTGGCCCGCACGCGCGGTCAGCTCGCCTGGGCCTTCACGCTGGCGATCGCCACGCTGTGGCCGATCAGCTTTGCCGGCCACGGCAGCAGCCTGGTCGGTCACGAGCAGGGCATGACGGCGCTGCTGATCCACCTGGTCGGCGTCAGCCTCTGGGTGGGCGCCCTGCTGGCGATCGTGGTCCTGCGCCCGGTGCTGGGCCAGGCGGTCCAGGTCACGCTGGAGCGCTTCTCCACGGTCGCGCTGGCCTGCTATGTCGCGGTCGGCGGCTCCGGCGTGCTCTTCGCGCTCCTGCAGTTCGACGATCTCGGCGACCTGACCTCGCCCTACTGGATGCTGTTGTGGCTGAAGGTGCTGGCGCTGGTGGTGCTCGGGATGTTCGGTCTCAACCAGCGCCGTCAGCTGCTCGAGCGGGACACCACCAGGCCAGGAGTCTTCGCCCGTCTGGCACTGACCGAGCTGGGGGTGATGGCGGTCGCCATCGGCCTCGGTGTCGCGCTGGGGCGCACCCCGCCACCGGTCGTGCAGGACATCACCGGCGATGACCACGTCCTGCCGCTGACCGGCTTCCCGATGCCCGAACCCTTCACCTGGGGGCGGTTGCTCACGGCCTGGGAACCGATGTGGCTCTTCCTGATCCCCGCCGCCCTGGCGATCGGCCTCTATGTCGCGGGCACGGTCCGCCTGCGCCGCCGCGGTGACGCCTGGCCCGTCGGTCGCACCATCGTCTGGGTGGTCGGGTGGCTGATCTTCATCTATGCCACCTCGGGTGCTCCCGGGATGTATGGCAAGGTCCAGTTCAGCCTGCACATGGTCATGCACATGATGCTGATGATGGCGGTCCCGATCTTCCTGGTGCCCGCGGCACCGGTCACCCTGGCTCTTCGCGCGCTCACGGCGCGCAGGGACAAGACGCTCGGCCCACGCGAGGTGATCCTGGCGATCGTGCACTCGAGGTGGGCCGGGTTCTTCGTGCACCCGCTCGTGGCCGCGGTCATCTTCTTCGGCTCGCTGATCGCGTTCTACTACACCGGCTGGTTCGAGTGGTCCCTGCGCACGCACTCCGGACACGTGGTGATGGTCGTCCACTTCGTCCTGACCGGCTACGCGTTCGTCTGGTCCCTGATCGGCACCGACCCCGGCCCGCGCAAGTGGCCGGCGCCGATGCGGCTGATGGTCCTCATCGGCACGTTGGCGGCCCACGCGTTCTTCGGGCTGGCGCTGATGACCGGCAACTGGCTGCTCGCGCCCGGCTTCTTCAAGGCGGTCGCCCTGCCCTGGGTGCCTGACCTGTTGGCTGACCAACAGCTGGCCGGCGGCATCGCCTGGGGCATCGGCGAGCTGCCGACCGTGGTGCTGGCCATGCTCGTGACGCGGGACTGGCTGCGCTCGGACAGTCGTGACGCCACCCGGTTCGACCGCCAGGCCGACCGTGACCACGACGCCGAGCTCACGGCATACAACGAGCGGTTGGCGCAGTTGTCCCGCCGGGGCGACGATCCCAGGCCGCACTAG